Within Azospirillum thiophilum, the genomic segment GCGGCGCCGATGCCGCCGGTCGCCAGGATCACCCGCGGTGCCCGGTGCAGCACCCAGCCTTGCCCATGGCAGGCGAGCAGCCCGCAGACCCGCCCGTTGCGCAGCACGAGGTCGACGGCGAAGGCGTCGGTCTCCACCCGGACCGACGGGGTGGCGCGCAGCCGCTCCGCCAGTGCCGTCACCAGGGTGCGGCCGGTGGCGTCGCCGCCGGCATGGACGATGCGCGCGGCGCCATGGGCAGCCTCGCGTCCCAGCAGCGGCGAGCCGTCGGCGGCGCGGTCGAAGGGCAGCCCGTCGTCCAGCAGCCGGCGCACCAGGGCGGCGCCGTCGCGGGTCAGCAGCGCCGCCATCGCGGCATCGACCAGCCCGGCTCCGGCGGCGATCGTGTCGGCGGCATGGTCCTCCGGCCGGTCGCCCGGGCCGACGGCGGCGGCGATGCCGCCCTGGGCGTGCAGGCTGGAGCCGCCGGGGAGGCCGGCGGTCTTGGTGATCAGCGTGACCGCGCGGGGCGCCAGCTGAAGCGCCGCCGTCATCCCGGCAAGGCCGGACCCGACGACGATCACCTCGGCATCCCGGACATCGTAAGGCGTGCTGGAGGTCATGGAAGGACTCCTGGGGCTCCCTCTCCCGTCCCGGGAGAGGGAAGGGGCCCGCGAAGCGGGAAGGGTGAGGGGTGAGGCAAGGATCGGAAATCCATGTTTGGATTGCCCCTCACCCTCCCCGCGCCATTGGCGCGGGTCCCCTCCCTCTCCCGGGGCGGGAGAGGGCGTTTCAGACGCTCACTTCGGCTTGACCGCCAGCATGCGTTCGACGGAGCGGCGGGCGCGGGCGGCCAGGGCGTCCGGAATCTCGACGCGCGGTTCCAGGGTCTGGAGGGACTCCAGGATACCCGACAGCGTCACCGTCTTCATGTGCGGGCACAGGTTGCAGGGGCGCACGAACTCGGTGTCCGGCGAGGCGGCGGCGACGTTGTCGCTCATCGAGCATTCGGTGACCATCAGCACCCGCGGCGGCTTCTCGTTGCCGACGAAGTCGATCATGCGGGCGGTTGAGCCGACGAAATCGGCGGCCTCCAGCACATCGGGCGGGCATTCGGGATGGGCGATCACCGTCAGCCGGTCGAAGCGGCGGCGGAACTCGCCGATCTCCGCGCCGGTGAAGCGCTCATGCACCTCGCAATGGCCCTTCCAGGCGATGATCTCCACCTTGGTCTGGGTCGCGACGTATTTCGCCAGATATTCGTCGGGCAGGAAGATCACCCGCTCGACGCCGAGCGATTCCACCACCTCCACCGCGTTTCCCGACGTGCAGCAGATGTCGACCTCCGCCTTCACCTCGGCCGAGGTGTTGACGTAGGCGACCACCGGCACGCCGGGATGGGCCTCGCGCAGCAGGCGGACGTCGGCGGCGGTGATGCTGTCGGCCAGCGAGCAGCCGGCGTTGCGGCTGGGGATCAGCACCGTCTTGGACGGGTTCAGCAGCTTCGCCGTCTCCGCCATGAAATGCACGCCGGCCAGCACGATGACGTCGGCGTCGGTCTGGGTCGCCTTGGCGGCCAGCGCCAGGCTGTCGCCGACGATGTCGGCGACGCCGTGGAAGATCTCCGGCGTCTGGTAGTTGTGCGCCAGGATGACGGCGTTGCGCTCCCGCTTCAGCTCGTTGATGGCGTGGACAAGCGGGGCGTGGAAGGGCCACTCGATGGCGGGCACGACGCGCTTCATCCGGTCATAGATCGGCGCGGTCGCCGCGGCGACGGCGGGGGTGTAGGCGAGTTCGGCGACCTCGGGCATCTTGGCGCTCCGATCAATGCTCGTTGTGAGCAAAACCATATGTGCTCCTTTAGAGCATATCAAGCGGAAAAAACGGGCGATGGAAACAATCGGTCTCCTGCAGCGTTGTGCCCGGCATGACGGCCGCCTGGAGAGCCCCGATGGGAGAGCCCCGATGAAAGCCTTTCTCGCCGCCCTGTGCGCCATCGCCGTGCTGGCCGTCGGCGCGCGGGTCGCCTTGCCGACCCTGTTGGCCCGCAGCGCCGACGAGACCTTCGCCTCCAGCGGCGCCCGGGTGGGGGAGGAGGCATCGGTCGAACACCGCAACTTCTCCGGCCGGGCGCAGCACTAGGGTCGGACGACAGGCGTCTGCACCGGCTGCCGGCCGTCGGCGCAAAGGAATTAGCACGCCCGGACGACCTCGACCGGGTGCGGCAACTTTTGTTCGTGTGCGGCGTTGTTCCAAGTCCGGCCAACCTCGTCCAGGCCGGTCACGACTTTGATGCGGTCTCAAGGACACAGGCTTGCGGGAGTGCGATGACGATCCATGATCCGGAAACCGGTGCGGATGGCGCCCGCGCCGACGTCTACCGGCTGCTGGCCCTGACCCTGGCGGCTCCGCCGTCCGCCTCCCTGCTTGCCCTGCTGGGCGGCCTGTCGGGCGATGCCACGCCGCTCGGGCAGGCGTTCGACGACCTCGCCTCCCGCGCACGGGACGGCGACTCGCAGCTCGTCCAGGCGCGGGCGGAGCGTGAATTCAATGCGCTGTTCATCGGCGTCGTGCAGGGCGAACTGGTCCCCTACGCCTCCTATTACCGCACCGGCTTCCTCACCGACCGGCCGCTGGCGGCGGTCCGCGCCGACCTCCAGGCGCTTGGGCTGGAACGGGCGCCCGGCGTGTCGGAGCCGGAAGACCACATCGCCGCGCTGTGCGAGGTCATGGCCGTGCTGATCCGCGAGGGCGCCGACCCGGCGGTGCAGTGGCACATGCTGGACAGCCATCTTGCGCCCTGGGCCGGCCGTTTCTTCCAGGATCTGGAACGGGCGGAGTCCGCCGATTTCTACCGCCCGGTCGGCACCGTCGGCCGCCTGTTCCTGCAGATCGAAGCCGAGATCCGGCAGGAGGCGTCCGCCCAACCGAACCGCATGCTGGAGGGAACCGACGCATGACGAGCCAGCCCGAGCCTCCCCGCACCCCGCTTCAGCGCCGCGACATCCTGAAGACGCTTGGCCTGGGCGCGGCCGGTGCCGCCGCGGCCACCATGTTGCCGGCCGGCGACGCGGCGCAGGCCGCGGAAACGCCGCAGGAGCAGGTGAAGACCCGCTACCGCGAAACCGAACACGTCAAGCGCTTCTATGCGCTGAACCGCCTGTAGAGCGGCCGGGAGGGTGTCCATGCTGGTCAAACGGTCCCCCAATGCCACTGGCAAAGGCTCCGGCAACGCCTTCGCCAAGGCGTCCCGTACCGCCCGCTCCGGTCTGGCCGGCGCGCTGGCCGACAGCCTGGAGCCGGGCGTCAGCCGCCGCGCCTTCCTGCGCCGCTCCGGGATTGCCGCAGGCGGCATCGCCGCCGTCGGCGCGCTGCCCGGCGCGATGATCCGCAAGGCCGAGGCCGGGCCGATCCTGCCCAATGTCGAGCTGGTGACCCGCAAGAACGTCTGCACCCATTGCTCGGTCGGCTGCACGGTGATCGCCGAGGTGCAGAACGGCGTCTGGGTCGGGCAGGAGCCGGGCTGGGAAAGCCCGATCAGCCAGGGCACCCATTGCGCCAAGGGCGCGTCGGTGCGCGAGCTGACCAAGGGCACCCGCCGAGTCAAATACCCGCTCAAGCTGGTGGACGGCGTCTGGCAGCGCATCGGCTGGGACCAGGCGATCGAGGAGATCGGCGACCGGCTGCTGGAGATCCGCAAGGCGTCCGGCCCCGACGCGGTGTTCTGGCTCGGTTCTGCCAAATTCTCCAACGAGGGCGCTTATCTCTACCGCAAGCTGGCGGCCTTCTGGGGGACCAACAACGTCGACCATCAGGCGCGCATCTGCCACTCCACCACGGTCGCCGGCGTGGCGAACACGTGGGGCTACGGCGCCATGACCAACAGCTACAACGACATCCAGAATTCCAAGGCGCTGGTGATCGTCGGCGGCAACCCGGCCGAGGCGCACCCGGTGTCGATGCAGCACATGCTGCGCGGCAAGGAGCACAACCGCGCCCCCTTCATCGTCATTGATCCGCGCTTCACCCGCACCGCGGCGCATGCCACCGAATATGTCCGCATCCGCCCCGGCACCGACATCCCCATCGCCTGGGGCCTGCTGTGGCACATCTTCGAGAATGGCTGGGAGGACAAGGAGTATATCCGCCAGCGCGTCTACGGCATGGACGAGATCCGCGCCGAGGTGAAGAAATGGACGCCCGAGGAGGTGGAGCGGGTGACCGGCGTTCCC encodes:
- a CDS encoding TorD/DmsD family molecular chaperone — its product is MTIHDPETGADGARADVYRLLALTLAAPPSASLLALLGGLSGDATPLGQAFDDLASRARDGDSQLVQARAEREFNALFIGVVQGELVPYASYYRTGFLTDRPLAAVRADLQALGLERAPGVSEPEDHIAALCEVMAVLIREGADPAVQWHMLDSHLAPWAGRFFQDLERAESADFYRPVGTVGRLFLQIEAEIRQEASAQPNRMLEGTDA
- the nadA gene encoding quinolinate synthase NadA, coding for MPEVAELAYTPAVAAATAPIYDRMKRVVPAIEWPFHAPLVHAINELKRERNAVILAHNYQTPEIFHGVADIVGDSLALAAKATQTDADVIVLAGVHFMAETAKLLNPSKTVLIPSRNAGCSLADSITAADVRLLREAHPGVPVVAYVNTSAEVKAEVDICCTSGNAVEVVESLGVERVIFLPDEYLAKYVATQTKVEIIAWKGHCEVHERFTGAEIGEFRRRFDRLTVIAHPECPPDVLEAADFVGSTARMIDFVGNEKPPRVLMVTECSMSDNVAAASPDTEFVRPCNLCPHMKTVTLSGILESLQTLEPRVEIPDALAARARRSVERMLAVKPK